The following nucleotide sequence is from Clupea harengus chromosome 17, Ch_v2.0.2, whole genome shotgun sequence.
GATGAAGTGTGAGTGCAGTAGAGGTTGGCTGAAGTTGAATTTGAAATGTGTGATTGAGATTGGGAGACGGGTCTAAAGCCAAGGGATTCATGGCAGGGTGCTGGAGCTGGGGAGCAGAAAAGCTAGCAGAATGTGGTGTTACAGGAGGAGGAGTAGTGTGGTggatgtcaggtgtgtgttcatatgtgtgtgtgtgtggagggggggttgtaGGGTTAAAAGGCAGGTTAAATGAGAATGCTGGTGAGGTGTACATTATGCAGAGAGATATGCTGATGCTGAATTATGCTATAACTGAATATAAATGCAACAATTACTGTTGGGAACTATTATCACAGGGGTCTGCCCGCCATCAGGTTAGTACTGTTAAATGGAGCAGTGCAACTCTACTTTCACTGAATTTCTGAATCAATCAAATGCCTTTGAAAGGTAGGGCTTATCACAGCCGTGGGCCGGGAGTCACAGGAGTGATTCAAACAGAAAATTGAATGGTGGTCTTTGAAGTTTCTGAAACTATATACTGTCTTATCATATCCCCAGACATCTCCTCATGTCTGGCTGTAGAAGACTAGTGGGAAACTGACCAGGATGTATGCTAGGGAAAGGGGTTGTGAGTGACAGACATGTATGAAGTTACAGAAAGGACGGACGTGGCTAGTAAATAAAACCTGTACTTGGGCAATGTGTGTTAAGAGTGGtgctcccttgtacgtcgctttggacaaaagcatctgctaaataactaaatgtaaatggtgcgTAGCGGTAAACTGGTCGTCCTCCTGGTTTGCAGGAAGCTGATGAAGGCCAAAGGCCCAGCTGGTGCTAAGGCAGATGAGGACAAGAAAAAGGCTGTGACACTGTTTGGACCCAAACCGCCCACCCCAAAGTTCCTCCGAGCTTTTGGTAATGTTGGAAAAGGGGGTTGGCTGGAAAAACTCAAGGTACGAaatgcaccctcacacacacacaactgatgcCTACTTAAAATGATTGCTTAAATTACTTCAAATGGGTAGTAATACCTTGTCTAATGAGCACAAAGTGCACATAAGCATGTTTGTGAGGGAACACACAGTGCACTCACCTCACATCTTCAGGactcactttacacacacacacacatcagactttCTCTAaggcctctacacacacacacacacacacacacgctctaacacttctctttcgttctctctctgttgtctacacaggctgctgctgcagcagaacAACAGAAGTAAAACCAGctgggagactgtgtgtgtatctgcatacGGGTGTAACTATGGAGACAGTATGCCTTCGTCCGGGCCAGTCTCTGTATTTATGCTACgcatgtgagtatgtgaatgtgtgtgttaatgctccTACGGCCAAAAGTGAATCCTTTAATTGACCTGAATATGGTCACAATAACGGCTAACACAAGAAGAAGTATTTCTGTGATGTCCATTGCACACCGCAGTTTATTCAGCTGTTATGTCGGGTTACACGaattatcgtttttttttttccataccCATGTTACAAATTGAGGTATATTCTAAAGGTATACATTTTTATACAAGATTATCATGTCAAGATAAAAGGCAAGATTGTTCTTTTGTGACGTCCACATGACATGCAGGATTGCACTTAATGCCCAGATTGAACGTGATTCATTATTCATGATTTTAAACATACATGTAAATGCAGATTATGCTAACTTTATTTCTTGACCTATAAAGATTACACAGGGATTGCCTCCTTGTAATATCCAGGTTATGCATTCAGGCAAATGAATCTGTAATGACATGAGATACACATGAGATTATGGGGTTTTAACAGTCAGTTGTGATAGTTCGTGTTGAGTCAGGGCTGGGAGGCCCACGGGCTCAAAACACAATATTTGAATAAAACGATGATGTATTCtatattttttaaaacatgttaaaaaaaaaataattatatgtaTGTTATCAATTTCTATAAGTACTGTGGAATAAAGATGTAACGGATATTTGAGTCTTTCATCTTTGGCATTTTTGGTGGATGGCTGAAGGTTGGGTCTTTTCCACCAACAGGGAACGGGTTCACTTCGGAACATTTTGACCAAAAATGTATTGGTTCGGACTTCGGAACCCAGCTTGAACCGAAAGATAGCTGTTTTTTTCCAGTGCGAACTGTAACTACAGCAGTGGGTgtctactgctgctactactactgtttGCTTCTGTTGATGACGCATCCTTCATTACAATGGTTCCGCTCAAAACTGGTGGAAATGCAGGCTGGTTCACTAGATGGAACCAAAGTTCTAAAAGTCCTGAATGGAACTGATTCCCTGTTGGTCAaaaagcggtgtgtgtgtgtgtgtgtgcataatagTAGAAAGGGAGGGAAGTGTGGTGAAAGGAAGCAAATTCCAATACATAGAGTATTGACAGAGTGCACATAATATATAAAAGAACATGATTTAATGTTAAAAGCTGTtaacaaaagaacaaacaaaacaaaaaaaagagagttgaTTGAAAATacatattgtaaaaaaaaaaaaaaacttaaacctATTTTAATTTGCAAATGATTATTATATCATTACCTGATTGCTCTAAATTAATACTGGAGTCATAATATATGGCATCTACTATCTTTAGCAGAATATGTAAATAAGACACATACATAATTTAAATACGTATTAAAAATATATGTGCAAGGCCACGTATACTTTGAGAAAGAGATGCTGAACAGTGACCCCTTCTGGAGAAACACGCACAGTGCTAAGGCTGGTGCAACAGCTGAAAGGTAATAACAAATCAAGTCAAATCTCTCGTTTTCCTAAACTTATTTGAGATCAGTTATGCCCATGCCAACTGCAGAGACCTAGGCCATAATGTTTATTCAAAGTTAGGTGACTTATTTCATTATAAAAACAACTCATATACTGGAAACCATCTCCTCAGATTCATGGCTTTTGACAGTGCAAATGCCCAGCCCTTgtgaccacccccccccctctctctctaaaaaaGGAAATTTCTTGGCAAATAAGAGTGTATCTATCTAGTGACTTGGCAATATCACTCTACTGACTTGCACCAAGATAATAATGCTGGATTACAGCTGAACAGTGTGCAAGTCCAGTCTAGTGCTGTTGATAAAGCTGCATTGAAAACGTGACGATACTGGAGTAGCAGAGTGGATCTCGACCTAGCTACAGTTCGTTTTGACATGAGGCTAGCCGCTCACATCAGCTCAACGTCTATCTACAGATGGGTTTGCATGCTGTGGGGTGCTGTATGGCATGTGACGAGCAGCACGTAGCCTGCATGCTAAAGGGTGTAAACATTTGGTATGGCATTACAAAAAAGCGAGGGTGAAGCACCGACCGACGGAATATGAGATGATGTGTAGAGGTGGTTGCTTGTTTTGGTCGAGGTTGGTCAGAGAACAACAAACTGGTGTCACGGTTATGCTTCGAAAACAGCCGTTTCAGCGATCCAGTTTGTCGTTTGAAGGAAATGTTATATTGTGTCTATTGTGACCATGAGAATCTCCTTTGACCAACTATTCCAGTAAGTCGTAAGAGAGCCATGCACAAGCTAAAAGCACTAAAAGCAGTGTTAAGGCCATCCTGTTTGCATATTATAACAAAacctaaatgtgtgtgcgttagtaTGATAAGACGGCATATGAAATGAGCACCTCTGGTTCTCCAGTTCACTTAACAGTCTATGTGGCTGGGGGGTTGTTAGAGACTACTGTGCTGTAAGAgatgcgcacgtgtgtgtgtgtgtgtgtgtgtgtgtgtgtgtgtgtgtgtgtgtaggccttaGAGAACGTCTGATTGACAGCTCACAGGGTTCAGCCACAAGAATTCAGTTCTGAGTTGGCTTGGAGGGCAGAGAAGGCGGGGAGAGCTTGGTCATGTTGAAATAAGTGACCAGCTGACCAGGAACCTCGGCGAGAACACTCTGGGCCAGCGCCTCTTTGGGAGACTGGAGATCAGCGGAAGGAatcagaggggggaggggggggggacagacaaAATGAAAAGATTAATGTCAAACACCATCATCAAAAAATGTATCAATGATATCACTGAAAAGTAGGCAAGCTCAGTGAGGCATCTACAAATGTTGACGTAATATGTGCACAGAGTCAAACAGCAGGTATGTACACAAACAGCAGGTATGtacacaaagacaaatgtgaacacagcactcacagaaaagaaaaagaaaaggttttGAAAATGCACCAGACCATGGAGGCACATTTCTGCATGGTATTTCGCTTGCTTTTTGGTGATTCTGACAGCAGTGTGGGTGAGTCTAAGCACATGAAGCTGAGGATGATGGTGAGGGGGGTGCAATTAAGCATGCAATACTAAAAGGCAGACGGAATGGGCGGCAGGGAGGTGGGCAAGCAAAGAATAGGGTCAGGTAAGAATTAGCCCTACATTACTAAGAAGGGGCGGGATCTTGGACAGGCATCAGTTTGAGCATTTTGAAGTAGGAGGAGACCTGCTGGGGTAACTCGGCCAGGACGCTCTGGGCCAGAGCCTCTCTGCTGGCCtgcaaggagagggagacacagggagaaCTCAGGAGGATGCTAACTAGCGTCGCCCTAAAACACGCAGCAGTCTAACTAGGACTACGCAAGAGCCTCTCTGGTGGACTGCAAGGAGCGGGAGACACAGGGAGAACTCAGGAGGATGCTAACTAGCGTCACCTAAAACACTCTGATCAAACTACATAGTACCACAGAGAACTAGCCAAGACCATGAGAGCAGCTATATAAACTAGAGTGGTAACTGATCCACAAGCAATGGCAGACTAATCTACTTAGCCTAGGTCTCACCATCACAGACAATACACCATCGCCACAGCGGGGCCTAGGCCATTACCCAAGAAACAGTTGAGTCAATGTCACAGATGGCAATGGAAACCACCGTCAACACAACTTTAAAACAGCGGTGGTGAGGAGGTCTGGAAATCACCACAGCCACTATCGAACGATCACATGACTGCATTACATCATTAGTACAACATCACCTTCAAAGCTTCTTTGGCACCGACAGTACTGGGGCAGGGCTGTAACCACGACAACCAGAGCGCCGCTCTCATCAGCAGCACCACAGTAGCAGCCATCATTTTACATCACCAATAGCGCTACAGCGGCATAGAAATCTCCTTTACGTGAATTCGTTTCACTTTCGCAACATTGCGAGGAGAACGTGCACACCGTCGCCGTGATCCTTGGAGGATGGCAGCACTCTCGGATAAGGGAGAGTTGCAGTCCTTATCACCAGAGCAAGCAGCAGCTGAACCGCCATCTCATAGGCAGTCTAACCAACACCTTATCTGGAGTGCAACAGTCTCACTGACATCAACACCTACACAGCTTACTACATAACTCGAGCTAACCAGGGCAACTGATGTCAAAGCTGCATCCCAGAAGTAGCAACTCCCTTCACACAGGGTTGGCAATCCCATTTCCCCAACCTTAACAGGCCTTGTTTTGTGTGCAGCTGAAGAGCTACCATAACTGGTATGGTCACAGCCGAATATGACTTCCAATATGGCTACCACGTAACAACAACCTAACTCACATAATCTCACGAGAGATTTAGACCCAATTCGCATTGGAAGCGGATCCTGAAGCAAACATCGAttatgcagcagcagcatgaaCCTTTGCGTTTCCTCAGACACATCACTACTTTAAAATCGCGTGTatgcttgtgtctgtctgtgtgcgttagCACTCCCAGAAATCGAAACAGCCATGATTGCATGCCCAGAAAGCAGTGGAGCTGGCATGAAACGTGGTTCAGGCTGGATGGCAACGAAAGACTCACGTTCTGGAAGTTTCTGAAAGGCACAAACTGCACGATGTCTCGGGCGGCCGTCTCTCCGTTGGGGGCGCGCAGGCGGCCGTCGTCGCCGTCCAGGAACTCCATGGCGCTGAAGTCGGCCCCGCCCAcgccgatgatgatgatggacatGGGCAGGCGGGAGGCGTTGACGATGGCCAAGCGGGTCTGGTCCAGATCCGTGATCACGCCGTCGGTGATGATGAGCAGCACAAAGTATTGCTgcgggcgggagggagggagagagggagagagagagaggaagagagagggagggagggagggagggagggagcgagagagagagacagagagatacgtGAATGATCTTGGAACACATTAAAAACTTGCATTAAAATCATttatagagaatgagagagggggagaaagagaggagtgaaaagaTAAGAATTGGTCGAAAGAGAAGTGAAAAGGtatattatatcatatatataaataaaatcaaagaGTTGTCAAAATAGCatgttcatttttattcatTAATTAGAGAAAAATAACGCACCAAAAATATTGAAGCAGATTAATCACACGCTATGATCCCCTTTGAACCCATATATAAGCATCAGCCATATAGGATTAATTGAACAGTGGCCAGTCTGCATTGTGATCAAAGTTTGTATTTATCCCACTGCGCACTTTTGATGTGGAGCAAGCATCAATACTTTGGGCTGTATTGGTAGTTGGATGTGAGGTTTACAGCCTCATCTTGGAACTATTGGTAAACATCAAACATCTGGGGGATGCTGGTACAGCCAcacccagcagtttcagggGATCAAAGAAGTCAAATATTACATCAACGTCACCATCACacaacgagaaaaaaaaaaaggtcggACCCAATTTCATTGAGTCAGTCGGTTTACGGGAAAACAACATAATTTTAAGAATGGCTGGAGGGGTGAAAACAGGAAAGGAGGTTCAAGAACATAAAGCTTAGATTAGGGCAACTGGGCAACTCTTCAGCTAAGAGCAcaggatacacacaaacagcagaccTGTGTTTAATGACACATGGTCCAGTACACCAGACATTAGACTGAGGGaaaggaaagcagaggagaTGGCCTTTTTCTGAACGTTTCTCTTTTGGATGCTATATGACAAAGATTCAAACGTCAGGCTCTTACCGATGCtgttctctgattggctgcctggcTTGCAAACCTGGCCATGTGGTTGATGATGGGGGAGAAGTTTGTGGGGCCGTAGAGGCGCACCTGGGGCAGGCACAGTCTGTAGGCCTCCACCACGCCTTCAatacctaccacacacacacacacacacacacacacacacacacacacacacacacacacacacacacacacacacacacacacacacacacacacacacacacacacacacacacacacacacacacacacacacacacacacacacacacacacacacacacacacacaaatgcacacacacacacagagacaatgtGGTTGACAAACCAGGGGAGAGCTGTGGCTTGATGGTGAAACATTTGAGTTTCTGGCACTGAACTTCAAGCTCTGCAGTAATACAATCATCATGTCTCTTGGTTTGAAACAAGTTGGTACAACCTAGATTCAGCTACAGCAAACTGGCAGGATGCCAGGCCTATGAGGTAACaagcagttgaaaaaaaaacactagtaAAATGGAGCTGGTACGTGTCAAATTAATCTGATTATGTGAGAGGAAAAACAGGAGATGTTAACGTAAGGAAAGTGTGACTTCAACACTCTTTCTTGTGCCAGTCTTCTGGGGGATGTTAAGGCTAGCTGGATATGCAAAAGAgtgagagcaaaagaaagataTTGGCTGCATGTAGCATGGACCACAAGTTTCGTCAAGAGAGTGGGATCTGTGTGACAGTGCATGGGTCTACTCTGTCCACCTGACAAGCTACCGCTCAAACTTTTTCATCTTCAATATACTCCTTTCACTACGAGTAAAGAAAGCAACTCACCCTGGCAGTATGGACTTGTGGGGTTGAAGTTCAGAGGGAACTCGTGAGAGACCtgcaaatacagaaaaaaacacatccgCCATTaatacacaacagcacacaacaaTACAGacccccgagagagagagagagagagagagagagagagaaagaaagaaagaaagaaagagagagagagggagagagagagagaaaaaaagagagaaagagagagagaaagtaagagagagagagggggagagagagagagagacggactgTGAAATCGTTCAGGCTGTACCTGCCAGTTAGGTGGAATCTGAGCTCCAAATCCAAAGGCAGGAAACAGTTTATCACTGTaggaagaaaaaacagaaatcTAATTCAGTAATGTGCATGTCCTATATTCATTCACTTTTAGCTAAAGTACCTCATAGTATTACAGATTCTAAAATCAATAATTGTACCTACTGCTCATTGAAATCTGAATATTTGTCAACAAAACATAATTTGCACTCAACACAGTGTTTAGTGAATTTATCAGTTAGTTGTGTATTCATCATGGCTGCGTTGTCCCTGTGtcactacagtgtgtgtgctagtgtgtgtatgtttatgggATGGTGTAGTCACCTGTCGTAGTCCTGGATCACCATGCCAACCGACCAGATAGCGCTCAGGTACTCGTTGACCCCGTTGGGATTGATGTAGTGCAGTGAATCAGGAGAGCGAGGGTCACCGTTTGACCCGGTAAAGTCCACTCCCACCTGCACAGAACCACAGGAGCAGTAgttagtcagtgtgtgtcagagagtgtgtgtgtgtgtgtcagcgtgcgtgtgtgtgtcagcgcgcgtgtgtcagcgtgtgtgtgtgtcagcgtgcgtgtgtgtgtgtgtcagcgtgtgtgtgtgtgtgtgtgtcagcgtgtgtgtgtgtgtgtgtgtcagcgtgtgtgtgtgtgtgtgtgtgtgtgtgtgtgttcgtctgtctATGTGATtgggtgtgcatatgtgcaaggAATACAGCAGTGTTTATGTATATTGGTAAAACTCAAGGCTTggtatgctctgtgtgtgtgtatatctaatGTGCATACAGCTTGAAGGATCAATGCTTACCGTGAAGTTGATTTCACAGCCTCCCATGATGTAGTCCAGGAATGTGTACTCCTTCACAACCTGCACACATCCAAATGGCATAACgcaaaacaaaatcagttttacGTGAATGAGCTATAGCTTTTAAGCTCTGACCCAGAAACCTGGGTGTTAGATGTTTGAATGAAACCCAGGACGATGACAGTAACTCAAAAGGATATGACCAAAGGGGTATGTAGGCAAACAGATgcgtgcctgcacacacacacgcacagacacagacgacacacacactcccttcctcaaaaaaccacagcAGAGAGGATGTGGGATGAAGACTCGTATCAGAGCAGCACGGTACCTCGCACAACTTGAAGCTCACAACTCCCGAGTTCTTGTAgtgcttcttcttctgcttcttcttcgaGTTGATACACTCAAACTCTGCCTGtcaaagaacacacagacattcttcCTGTAAGGTAGGTGGGTAAATGAACACCATGACGGCGCCTATTGTCATTTTCATGGCAAAGAAAAAGGTGAAATgtacaaacaaactaaaatgaCACAGACTCTTCCTGTAGGGCATATTACAAAATGTATTCGGAGCACAAGGTATTGGGCACTCCTGCACACTTACTGGTGTTGTGCGTGATGCCTCGGTCAAGCGCGTAAGTGTAGTTTCAAATATCCCGATCAGATCATGTGA
It contains:
- the cpne3 gene encoding copine-3 isoform X2 — encoded protein: MKSMAGQCVAKVELTVSCDNLLDKDIASKSDPLCVLLMDASGSQWFEVGRSEKVQNCLNPQFAKKFLLDYYFEVVQKVKFGIYDIDNATVDLSDDDFLGEFECTLGQIVSSRKLTRPLVLKNKKPAGKGTITISAEEIKDNRVVNFEAEARKLDNKDFFGKSDPYLEFYRQMESGWQLAHRTEVVKNNLNPCWRPFRIPLQSLCGDDMDKPIKVECYDYDNDGSHDLIGIFETTLTRLTEASRTTPAEFECINSKKKQKKKHYKNSGVVSFKLCEVVKEYTFLDYIMGGCEINFTVGVDFTGSNGDPRSPDSLHYINPNGVNEYLSAIWSVGMVIQDYDSDKLFPAFGFGAQIPPNWQVSHEFPLNFNPTSPYCQGIEGVVEAYRLCLPQVRLYGPTNFSPIINHMARFASQAANQRTASQYFVLLIITDGVITDLDQTRLAIVNASRLPMSIIIIGVGGADFSAMEFLDGDDGRLRAPNGETAARDIVQFVPFRNFQNASREALAQSVLAELPQQVSSYFKMLKLMPVQDPAPS
- the cpne3 gene encoding copine-3 isoform X3, with protein sequence MAGQCVAKVELTVSCDNLLDKDIASKSDPLCVLLMDASGSQWFEVGRSEKVQNCLNPQFAKKFLLDYYFEVVQKVKFGIYDIDNATVDLSDDDFLGEFECTLGQIVSSRKLTRPLVLKNKKPAGKGTITISAEEIKDNRVVNFEAEARKLDNKDFFGKSDPYLEFYRQMESGWQLAHRTEVVKNNLNPCWRPFRIPLQSLCGDDMDKPIKVECYDYDNDGSHDLIGIFETTLTRLTEASRTTPAEFECINSKKKQKKKHYKNSGVVSFKLCEVVKEYTFLDYIMGGCEINFTVGVDFTGSNGDPRSPDSLHYINPNGVNEYLSAIWSVGMVIQDYDSDKLFPAFGFGAQIPPNWQVSHEFPLNFNPTSPYCQGIEGVVEAYRLCLPQVRLYGPTNFSPIINHMARFASQAANQRTASQYFVLLIITDGVITDLDQTRLAIVNASRLPMSIIIIGVGGADFSAMEFLDGDDGRLRAPNGETAARDIVQFVPFRNFQNSPKEALAQSVLAEVPGQLVTYFNMTKLSPPSLPSKPTQN
- the cpne3 gene encoding copine-3 isoform X1, whose translation is MKSMAGQCVAKVELTVSCDNLLDKDIASKSDPLCVLLMDASGSQWFEVGRSEKVQNCLNPQFAKKFLLDYYFEVVQKVKFGIYDIDNATVDLSDDDFLGEFECTLGQIVSSRKLTRPLVLKNKKPAGKGTITISAEEIKDNRVVNFEAEARKLDNKDFFGKSDPYLEFYRQMESGWQLAHRTEVVKNNLNPCWRPFRIPLQSLCGDDMDKPIKVECYDYDNDGSHDLIGIFETTLTRLTEASRTTPAEFECINSKKKQKKKHYKNSGVVSFKLCEVVKEYTFLDYIMGGCEINFTVGVDFTGSNGDPRSPDSLHYINPNGVNEYLSAIWSVGMVIQDYDSDKLFPAFGFGAQIPPNWQVSHEFPLNFNPTSPYCQGIEGVVEAYRLCLPQVRLYGPTNFSPIINHMARFASQAANQRTASQYFVLLIITDGVITDLDQTRLAIVNASRLPMSIIIIGVGGADFSAMEFLDGDDGRLRAPNGETAARDIVQFVPFRNFQNSPKEALAQSVLAEVPGQLVTYFNMTKLSPPSLPSKPTQN